One window from the genome of Antechinus flavipes isolate AdamAnt ecotype Samford, QLD, Australia chromosome X, AdamAnt_v2, whole genome shotgun sequence encodes:
- the WDR13 gene encoding WD repeat-containing protein 13 isoform X4, which translates to MAQRGPAREPRPPGWRSLPKPIVAWLSFLWSQAAPGGFLGESGKAGHGRSLAAGAGRGCKDFDEDPRSLGARGHRRSVSRGSYQLQAQMNRVIYDERMPGSVVPTSVAEASRAMAGDTSLSENYAFAGMYHVFDQHVDEAVPKVQFANDDRHLLACCSLDGSISVCQLVPAPPVVLRVLRGHSRGVSDFAWSLSNDVLVSTSLDATMRIWATEDGRCIREIPDPDGAELLCCTFQPVNNNLTVVGNGKHNVHVMNISTGKKVKGGSSKLTGRVLALSFDSPGHILWAGDDRGSVFSFLFDMATGKLTKAKRLVVHEGSSITSISARSWISREARDPSLLINACINKLLLYRVVDNEGTLQLKRSFPIDQSQHPIRSIFCPLMSFRQGACVVTGSEDMCVYFFDVERATKAIVNKLQGHSAAVLDVSFNCDESLLASSDAGGMVIVWRREQK; encoded by the exons ATGGCCCAGCGGGGCCCGGCACGGGAACCCCGGCCCCCTGGGTGGCGGTCTCTGCCAAA GCCAATTGTGGCCTGGCTGTCCTTTCTCTGGTCCCAGGCGGCCCCGGGTGGATTCCTTGGAGAAAGTGGCAAGGCCGGGCATGGCCGCAGTCTGGCAGCAGGTGCTGGCCGTGGATGCAAG GACTTTGACGAGGATCCGCGTTCACTCGGTGCCCGTGGCCACCGGCGCTCAGTCAGTCGTGGATCCTATCAGTTGCAGGCCCAGATGAATCGGGTCATCTACGATGAGAG GATGCCAGGCAGCGTCGTGCCCACGTCAGTGGCAGAGGCCAGCCGGGCTATGGCCGGGGACACTTCGCTGAGCGAAAATTACGCTTTTGCCGGGATGTACCACGTCTTTGACCAACACGTGGATGAGGCTG ttCCCAAAGTCCAATTTGCTAATGATGATCGCCACCTGCTAGCTTGCTGCTCCCTGGACGGCAGCATCTCGGTGTGCCAACTGGTACCCGCCCCCCCCGTGGTACTGCGTGTGCTCCGTGGGCATTCGCGTGGCGTGTCGGACTTCGCCTGGTCCCTTTCCAACGACGTCCTCGTCTCCACGTCGCTGGACGCCACCATGCGCATCTGGGCCACGGAAGATGGCCGCTGCATCCGCGAGATCCCCGACCCGGATGGGGCCGAACTGCTGTGCTGTACTTTCCAGCCAGTCAACAATAATCTCACTGTG GTGGGCAACGGGAAGCACAATGTGCACGTGATGAACATCTCCACGGGCAAGAAGGTGAAGGGTGGCTCCAGCAAGCTGACTGGCCGAGTGCTGGCCCTGTCTTTTGATTCCCCCGGACACATCTTATGGGCTGGGGACGATCGGGGCAGcgtcttttccttcctttttgacaTGGCCACAG GGAAGCTGACCAAGGCCAAGCGGCTGGTGGTACACGAAGGCAGCTCCATCACTAGTATCAGTGCGCGTTCCTGGATCAGCCGGGAAGCCCGTGACCCCTCTCTGCTCATCAACGCCTGCATCAACAAGCTGCTCCTCTACCG GGTGGTGGACAACGAGGGCACTTTGCAGCTGAAGAGGAGCTTCCCAATCGATCAGAGCCAGCATCCTATTCGAAGCATCTTCTGCCCCCTCATGTCCTTCCGCCAGGGAGCCTGTGTAG TCACAGGCAGCGAGGACATGTGTGTCTATTTCTTCGATGTGGAACGGGCCACCAAGGCCATCGTCAATAAACTGCAGGGCCACAGCGCCGCCGTGCTGGATGTCAGTTTCAACTGCGACGAGAGCCTTCTGGCCTCGAGCGACGCCGGCGGGATGGTCATCGTGTGGAGACGCGAACAAAAGTAA
- the WDR13 gene encoding WD repeat-containing protein 13 isoform X5 — MAQRGPAREPRPPGWRSLPKPIVAWLSFLWSQAAPGGFLGESGKAGHGRSLAAGAGRGCKFRTQYIRRRSQLLRENAKAGHEPAFRRQYLKLRAQLLGHRYGPLSEPGSFRAYSNSVVRSSRTTLDRMEDFDEDPRSLGARGHRRSVSRGSYQLQAQMNRVIYDERMPGSVVPTSVAEASRAMAGDTSLSENYAFAGMYHVFDQHVDEAVPKVQFANDDRHLLACCSLDGSISVCQLVPAPPVVLRVLRGHSRGVSDFAWSLSNDVLVSTSLDATMRIWATEDGRCIREIPDPDGAELLCCTFQPVNNNLTVVGNGKHNVHVMNISTGKKVKGGSSKLTGRVLALSFDSPGHILWAGDDRGSVFSFLFDMATGKLTKAKRLVVHEGSSITSISARSWISREARDPSLLINACINKLLLYRVVDNEGTLQLKRSFPIDQSQHPIRSIFCPLMSFRQGACVVTGSEDMCVYFFDVERATKAIVNKLQGHSAAVLDVSFNCDESLLASSDAGGMVIVWRREQK; from the exons ATGGCCCAGCGGGGCCCGGCACGGGAACCCCGGCCCCCTGGGTGGCGGTCTCTGCCAAA GCCAATTGTGGCCTGGCTGTCCTTTCTCTGGTCCCAGGCGGCCCCGGGTGGATTCCTTGGAGAAAGTGGCAAGGCCGGGCATGGCCGCAGTCTGGCAGCAGGTGCTGGCCGTGGATGCAAG TTCCGAACACAATACATCCGGCGCCGGAGCCAGCTGCTGCGAGAAAATGCCAAGGCAGGGCACGAACCTGCCTTTCGAAGGCAGTACCTAAAGCTGAGGGCCCAGCTGCTGGGACACCGCTATGGGCCTCTGTCGGAGCCCGGGAGCTTCCGAGCCTACAGCAACAGCGTTGTCCGAAGCAGCCGAACCACACTGGACCGAATGGAG GACTTTGACGAGGATCCGCGTTCACTCGGTGCCCGTGGCCACCGGCGCTCAGTCAGTCGTGGATCCTATCAGTTGCAGGCCCAGATGAATCGGGTCATCTACGATGAGAG GATGCCAGGCAGCGTCGTGCCCACGTCAGTGGCAGAGGCCAGCCGGGCTATGGCCGGGGACACTTCGCTGAGCGAAAATTACGCTTTTGCCGGGATGTACCACGTCTTTGACCAACACGTGGATGAGGCTG ttCCCAAAGTCCAATTTGCTAATGATGATCGCCACCTGCTAGCTTGCTGCTCCCTGGACGGCAGCATCTCGGTGTGCCAACTGGTACCCGCCCCCCCCGTGGTACTGCGTGTGCTCCGTGGGCATTCGCGTGGCGTGTCGGACTTCGCCTGGTCCCTTTCCAACGACGTCCTCGTCTCCACGTCGCTGGACGCCACCATGCGCATCTGGGCCACGGAAGATGGCCGCTGCATCCGCGAGATCCCCGACCCGGATGGGGCCGAACTGCTGTGCTGTACTTTCCAGCCAGTCAACAATAATCTCACTGTG GTGGGCAACGGGAAGCACAATGTGCACGTGATGAACATCTCCACGGGCAAGAAGGTGAAGGGTGGCTCCAGCAAGCTGACTGGCCGAGTGCTGGCCCTGTCTTTTGATTCCCCCGGACACATCTTATGGGCTGGGGACGATCGGGGCAGcgtcttttccttcctttttgacaTGGCCACAG GGAAGCTGACCAAGGCCAAGCGGCTGGTGGTACACGAAGGCAGCTCCATCACTAGTATCAGTGCGCGTTCCTGGATCAGCCGGGAAGCCCGTGACCCCTCTCTGCTCATCAACGCCTGCATCAACAAGCTGCTCCTCTACCG GGTGGTGGACAACGAGGGCACTTTGCAGCTGAAGAGGAGCTTCCCAATCGATCAGAGCCAGCATCCTATTCGAAGCATCTTCTGCCCCCTCATGTCCTTCCGCCAGGGAGCCTGTGTAG TCACAGGCAGCGAGGACATGTGTGTCTATTTCTTCGATGTGGAACGGGCCACCAAGGCCATCGTCAATAAACTGCAGGGCCACAGCGCCGCCGTGCTGGATGTCAGTTTCAACTGCGACGAGAGCCTTCTGGCCTCGAGCGACGCCGGCGGGATGGTCATCGTGTGGAGACGCGAACAAAAGTAA
- the WDR13 gene encoding WD repeat-containing protein 13 isoform X1 codes for MRSGCINLGQLWPGCPFSGPRRPRVDSLEKVARPGMAAVWQQVLAVDARYNAYRTPTFPQFRTQYIRRRSQLLRENAKAGHEPAFRRQYLKLRAQLLGHRYGPLSEPGSFRAYSNSVVRSSRTTLDRMEDFDEDPRSLGARGHRRSVSRGSYQLQAQMNRVIYDERMPGSVVPTSVAEASRAMAGDTSLSENYAFAGMYHVFDQHVDEAVPKVQFANDDRHLLACCSLDGSISVCQLVPAPPVVLRVLRGHSRGVSDFAWSLSNDVLVSTSLDATMRIWATEDGRCIREIPDPDGAELLCCTFQPVNNNLTVVGNGKHNVHVMNISTGKKVKGGSSKLTGRVLALSFDSPGHILWAGDDRGSVFSFLFDMATGKLTKAKRLVVHEGSSITSISARSWISREARDPSLLINACINKLLLYRVVDNEGTLQLKRSFPIDQSQHPIRSIFCPLMSFRQGACVVTGSEDMCVYFFDVERATKAIVNKLQGHSAAVLDVSFNCDESLLASSDAGGMVIVWRREQK; via the exons ATGCGCTCAGGTTGCATCAATCTAGGCCAATTGTGGCCTGGCTGTCCTTTCTCTGGTCCCAGGCGGCCCCGGGTGGATTCCTTGGAGAAAGTGGCAAGGCCGGGCATGGCCGCAGTCTGGCAGCAGGTGCTGGCCGTGGATGCAAG GTACAACGCATACCGCACACCCACCTTCCCACAGTTCCGAACACAATACATCCGGCGCCGGAGCCAGCTGCTGCGAGAAAATGCCAAGGCAGGGCACGAACCTGCCTTTCGAAGGCAGTACCTAAAGCTGAGGGCCCAGCTGCTGGGACACCGCTATGGGCCTCTGTCGGAGCCCGGGAGCTTCCGAGCCTACAGCAACAGCGTTGTCCGAAGCAGCCGAACCACACTGGACCGAATGGAG GACTTTGACGAGGATCCGCGTTCACTCGGTGCCCGTGGCCACCGGCGCTCAGTCAGTCGTGGATCCTATCAGTTGCAGGCCCAGATGAATCGGGTCATCTACGATGAGAG GATGCCAGGCAGCGTCGTGCCCACGTCAGTGGCAGAGGCCAGCCGGGCTATGGCCGGGGACACTTCGCTGAGCGAAAATTACGCTTTTGCCGGGATGTACCACGTCTTTGACCAACACGTGGATGAGGCTG ttCCCAAAGTCCAATTTGCTAATGATGATCGCCACCTGCTAGCTTGCTGCTCCCTGGACGGCAGCATCTCGGTGTGCCAACTGGTACCCGCCCCCCCCGTGGTACTGCGTGTGCTCCGTGGGCATTCGCGTGGCGTGTCGGACTTCGCCTGGTCCCTTTCCAACGACGTCCTCGTCTCCACGTCGCTGGACGCCACCATGCGCATCTGGGCCACGGAAGATGGCCGCTGCATCCGCGAGATCCCCGACCCGGATGGGGCCGAACTGCTGTGCTGTACTTTCCAGCCAGTCAACAATAATCTCACTGTG GTGGGCAACGGGAAGCACAATGTGCACGTGATGAACATCTCCACGGGCAAGAAGGTGAAGGGTGGCTCCAGCAAGCTGACTGGCCGAGTGCTGGCCCTGTCTTTTGATTCCCCCGGACACATCTTATGGGCTGGGGACGATCGGGGCAGcgtcttttccttcctttttgacaTGGCCACAG GGAAGCTGACCAAGGCCAAGCGGCTGGTGGTACACGAAGGCAGCTCCATCACTAGTATCAGTGCGCGTTCCTGGATCAGCCGGGAAGCCCGTGACCCCTCTCTGCTCATCAACGCCTGCATCAACAAGCTGCTCCTCTACCG GGTGGTGGACAACGAGGGCACTTTGCAGCTGAAGAGGAGCTTCCCAATCGATCAGAGCCAGCATCCTATTCGAAGCATCTTCTGCCCCCTCATGTCCTTCCGCCAGGGAGCCTGTGTAG TCACAGGCAGCGAGGACATGTGTGTCTATTTCTTCGATGTGGAACGGGCCACCAAGGCCATCGTCAATAAACTGCAGGGCCACAGCGCCGCCGTGCTGGATGTCAGTTTCAACTGCGACGAGAGCCTTCTGGCCTCGAGCGACGCCGGCGGGATGGTCATCGTGTGGAGACGCGAACAAAAGTAA
- the WDR13 gene encoding WD repeat-containing protein 13 isoform X3: MAAVWQQVLAVDARYNAYRTPTFPQFRTQYIRRRSQLLRENAKAGHEPAFRRQYLKLRAQLLGHRYGPLSEPGSFRAYSNSVVRSSRTTLDRMEDFDEDPRSLGARGHRRSVSRGSYQLQAQMNRVIYDERMPGSVVPTSVAEASRAMAGDTSLSENYAFAGMYHVFDQHVDEAVPKVQFANDDRHLLACCSLDGSISVCQLVPAPPVVLRVLRGHSRGVSDFAWSLSNDVLVSTSLDATMRIWATEDGRCIREIPDPDGAELLCCTFQPVNNNLTVVGNGKHNVHVMNISTGKKVKGGSSKLTGRVLALSFDSPGHILWAGDDRGSVFSFLFDMATGKLTKAKRLVVHEGSSITSISARSWISREARDPSLLINACINKLLLYRVVDNEGTLQLKRSFPIDQSQHPIRSIFCPLMSFRQGACVVTGSEDMCVYFFDVERATKAIVNKLQGHSAAVLDVSFNCDESLLASSDAGGMVIVWRREQK, encoded by the exons ATGGCCGCAGTCTGGCAGCAGGTGCTGGCCGTGGATGCAAG GTACAACGCATACCGCACACCCACCTTCCCACAGTTCCGAACACAATACATCCGGCGCCGGAGCCAGCTGCTGCGAGAAAATGCCAAGGCAGGGCACGAACCTGCCTTTCGAAGGCAGTACCTAAAGCTGAGGGCCCAGCTGCTGGGACACCGCTATGGGCCTCTGTCGGAGCCCGGGAGCTTCCGAGCCTACAGCAACAGCGTTGTCCGAAGCAGCCGAACCACACTGGACCGAATGGAG GACTTTGACGAGGATCCGCGTTCACTCGGTGCCCGTGGCCACCGGCGCTCAGTCAGTCGTGGATCCTATCAGTTGCAGGCCCAGATGAATCGGGTCATCTACGATGAGAG GATGCCAGGCAGCGTCGTGCCCACGTCAGTGGCAGAGGCCAGCCGGGCTATGGCCGGGGACACTTCGCTGAGCGAAAATTACGCTTTTGCCGGGATGTACCACGTCTTTGACCAACACGTGGATGAGGCTG ttCCCAAAGTCCAATTTGCTAATGATGATCGCCACCTGCTAGCTTGCTGCTCCCTGGACGGCAGCATCTCGGTGTGCCAACTGGTACCCGCCCCCCCCGTGGTACTGCGTGTGCTCCGTGGGCATTCGCGTGGCGTGTCGGACTTCGCCTGGTCCCTTTCCAACGACGTCCTCGTCTCCACGTCGCTGGACGCCACCATGCGCATCTGGGCCACGGAAGATGGCCGCTGCATCCGCGAGATCCCCGACCCGGATGGGGCCGAACTGCTGTGCTGTACTTTCCAGCCAGTCAACAATAATCTCACTGTG GTGGGCAACGGGAAGCACAATGTGCACGTGATGAACATCTCCACGGGCAAGAAGGTGAAGGGTGGCTCCAGCAAGCTGACTGGCCGAGTGCTGGCCCTGTCTTTTGATTCCCCCGGACACATCTTATGGGCTGGGGACGATCGGGGCAGcgtcttttccttcctttttgacaTGGCCACAG GGAAGCTGACCAAGGCCAAGCGGCTGGTGGTACACGAAGGCAGCTCCATCACTAGTATCAGTGCGCGTTCCTGGATCAGCCGGGAAGCCCGTGACCCCTCTCTGCTCATCAACGCCTGCATCAACAAGCTGCTCCTCTACCG GGTGGTGGACAACGAGGGCACTTTGCAGCTGAAGAGGAGCTTCCCAATCGATCAGAGCCAGCATCCTATTCGAAGCATCTTCTGCCCCCTCATGTCCTTCCGCCAGGGAGCCTGTGTAG TCACAGGCAGCGAGGACATGTGTGTCTATTTCTTCGATGTGGAACGGGCCACCAAGGCCATCGTCAATAAACTGCAGGGCCACAGCGCCGCCGTGCTGGATGTCAGTTTCAACTGCGACGAGAGCCTTCTGGCCTCGAGCGACGCCGGCGGGATGGTCATCGTGTGGAGACGCGAACAAAAGTAA
- the WDR13 gene encoding WD repeat-containing protein 13 isoform X2, whose protein sequence is MAQRGPAREPRPPGWRSLPKRPRVDSLEKVARPGMAAVWQQVLAVDARYNAYRTPTFPQFRTQYIRRRSQLLRENAKAGHEPAFRRQYLKLRAQLLGHRYGPLSEPGSFRAYSNSVVRSSRTTLDRMEDFDEDPRSLGARGHRRSVSRGSYQLQAQMNRVIYDERMPGSVVPTSVAEASRAMAGDTSLSENYAFAGMYHVFDQHVDEAVPKVQFANDDRHLLACCSLDGSISVCQLVPAPPVVLRVLRGHSRGVSDFAWSLSNDVLVSTSLDATMRIWATEDGRCIREIPDPDGAELLCCTFQPVNNNLTVVGNGKHNVHVMNISTGKKVKGGSSKLTGRVLALSFDSPGHILWAGDDRGSVFSFLFDMATGKLTKAKRLVVHEGSSITSISARSWISREARDPSLLINACINKLLLYRVVDNEGTLQLKRSFPIDQSQHPIRSIFCPLMSFRQGACVVTGSEDMCVYFFDVERATKAIVNKLQGHSAAVLDVSFNCDESLLASSDAGGMVIVWRREQK, encoded by the exons ATGGCCCAGCGGGGCCCGGCACGGGAACCCCGGCCCCCTGGGTGGCGGTCTCTGCCAAA GCGGCCCCGGGTGGATTCCTTGGAGAAAGTGGCAAGGCCGGGCATGGCCGCAGTCTGGCAGCAGGTGCTGGCCGTGGATGCAAG GTACAACGCATACCGCACACCCACCTTCCCACAGTTCCGAACACAATACATCCGGCGCCGGAGCCAGCTGCTGCGAGAAAATGCCAAGGCAGGGCACGAACCTGCCTTTCGAAGGCAGTACCTAAAGCTGAGGGCCCAGCTGCTGGGACACCGCTATGGGCCTCTGTCGGAGCCCGGGAGCTTCCGAGCCTACAGCAACAGCGTTGTCCGAAGCAGCCGAACCACACTGGACCGAATGGAG GACTTTGACGAGGATCCGCGTTCACTCGGTGCCCGTGGCCACCGGCGCTCAGTCAGTCGTGGATCCTATCAGTTGCAGGCCCAGATGAATCGGGTCATCTACGATGAGAG GATGCCAGGCAGCGTCGTGCCCACGTCAGTGGCAGAGGCCAGCCGGGCTATGGCCGGGGACACTTCGCTGAGCGAAAATTACGCTTTTGCCGGGATGTACCACGTCTTTGACCAACACGTGGATGAGGCTG ttCCCAAAGTCCAATTTGCTAATGATGATCGCCACCTGCTAGCTTGCTGCTCCCTGGACGGCAGCATCTCGGTGTGCCAACTGGTACCCGCCCCCCCCGTGGTACTGCGTGTGCTCCGTGGGCATTCGCGTGGCGTGTCGGACTTCGCCTGGTCCCTTTCCAACGACGTCCTCGTCTCCACGTCGCTGGACGCCACCATGCGCATCTGGGCCACGGAAGATGGCCGCTGCATCCGCGAGATCCCCGACCCGGATGGGGCCGAACTGCTGTGCTGTACTTTCCAGCCAGTCAACAATAATCTCACTGTG GTGGGCAACGGGAAGCACAATGTGCACGTGATGAACATCTCCACGGGCAAGAAGGTGAAGGGTGGCTCCAGCAAGCTGACTGGCCGAGTGCTGGCCCTGTCTTTTGATTCCCCCGGACACATCTTATGGGCTGGGGACGATCGGGGCAGcgtcttttccttcctttttgacaTGGCCACAG GGAAGCTGACCAAGGCCAAGCGGCTGGTGGTACACGAAGGCAGCTCCATCACTAGTATCAGTGCGCGTTCCTGGATCAGCCGGGAAGCCCGTGACCCCTCTCTGCTCATCAACGCCTGCATCAACAAGCTGCTCCTCTACCG GGTGGTGGACAACGAGGGCACTTTGCAGCTGAAGAGGAGCTTCCCAATCGATCAGAGCCAGCATCCTATTCGAAGCATCTTCTGCCCCCTCATGTCCTTCCGCCAGGGAGCCTGTGTAG TCACAGGCAGCGAGGACATGTGTGTCTATTTCTTCGATGTGGAACGGGCCACCAAGGCCATCGTCAATAAACTGCAGGGCCACAGCGCCGCCGTGCTGGATGTCAGTTTCAACTGCGACGAGAGCCTTCTGGCCTCGAGCGACGCCGGCGGGATGGTCATCGTGTGGAGACGCGAACAAAAGTAA
- the LOC127543176 gene encoding uncharacterized protein LOC127543176, with the protein MCKSKSAFTWSQPSFEEVTTCLSSPDSVCRVYRTFGESYLCLLHLGFEELPLVHPTTYASHHMEICGFMAWLSSGAIFGELQPVPLAFGNESTFTWSQFWEFKLSLPLGNLTTRAFIAFWEFHHQCLHRLLGITISAYITFGEFNHQSLPRLLGITTSACIAFWELPSVLALSFGNFTTSACLAFWELPPVPISPLGNLTTRACLAFWVLPPVPALPFGNYHQCLHYLLGISPPVPALPFGNYHQCLHYLLGISPPVPALSFGNFTTRACLAFWELPPVPISPLGNLTTRACIAFWELPPVPISPLGNLTTRACIAFWELPPVPALSFGNFTTSACIAFWELPPEPASPLGNYFVLLSEVIFLGGVGGIIALVSLPLGCYHLYQSPFGKLKPESPTFKKAQAVLGGRRNTACASFFWGVTD; encoded by the exons ATGTGCAAATCAAAATCTGCCTTCACCTGGAGTCAGCCTTCATTTGAGGAGGTCACCACTTGCCTGTCTTCCCCCGACTCCGTCT GCCGAGTCTACCGGACCTTTGGGGAATCCTACCTGTGCCTGCTGCATCTTGGTTTTGAAGAGCTACCACTTGTGCATCCCACCACTTATGCATCCCATCACATGGAGATCTGTGGT TTTATGGCCTGGTTGTCATCTGGAGCCATCTTTGGGGAGCTACAGCCTGTGCCTCTAGCATTTGGAAATGAGTCTACCTTCACCTGGAGCCAGTTTTGGGAGTTCA AGCTTtcattgcctttgggaaatttaACCACCAGAGCTTTCATTGCCTTTTGGGAATTTCACCACCAGTGCCTGCATCGCCTTTTGGGAATTACCATCAGTGCCTATATCACCTTTGGGGAATTTAACCACCAGAGCCTGCCTCGCCTTTTGGGAATTACCACCAGTGCCTGCATTGCCTTTTGGGAATTACCATCAGTGCTTGCATTATCTTTTGGGAATTTCACCACCAGTGCCTGCCTCGCCTTTTGGGAATTACCACCAGTGCCTATATCACCTTTGGGGAATTTAACCACCAGAGCCTGCCTCGCCTTTTGGGTATTACCACCAGTGCCTGCATTGCCTTTTGGGAATTACCATCAGTGCTTGCATTATCTTTTGGGAATTTCACCACCAGTGCCTGCATTGCCTTTTGGGAATTACCATCAGTGCCTGCATTATCTTTTGGGAATTTCACCACCAGTGCCTGCATTATCTTTTGGGAATTTCACCACCAGGGCCTGCCTCGCCTTTTGGGAATTACCACCAGTGCCTATATCACCTTTGGGGAATTTAACCACCAGAGCCTGCATCGCCTTTTGGGAATTACCACCAGTGCCTATATCACCTTTGGGGAATTTAACCACCAGAGCCTGCATCGCCTTTTGGGAATTACCACCAGTGCCTGCATTATCTTTTGGGAATTTCACCACCAGTGCCTGCATTGCCTTTTGGGAATTACCACCAGAGCCTGCATCCCCTTTGGGGAATTATTTTGTGCTTCTATCTGAAGTCatctttttggggggagtggggggaatAATAGCTTTAGTCTCCTTGCCTTTAGGCTGTTACCACTTATACCAGTCTCCTTTTGGAAAGTTAAAGCCTGAGTCTCCCACTTTTAAGAAGGCACAAGCTGtacttggggggaggaggaatacAGCCTGTGCCAGCTTCTTTTGGGGGGTTACAGACTGA